From one Trifolium pratense cultivar HEN17-A07 linkage group LG1, ARS_RC_1.1, whole genome shotgun sequence genomic stretch:
- the LOC123908058 gene encoding vacuolar cation/proton exchanger 2-like, translating into MIISIYALKSDMIRVVQQSLLGSILSNMLLVLGCAFFTGGIVHYKKVQVFNKAAAVVNSGLLLMAVMGILFPAVLHFTHSEVHLGKSVLSLSRFSSCIMLVAYASYLFFQLRSQQNFYSPVDEEVDTCENSDEEEELELTKWEAIIWLGILTVWVSVLSGYLVDAIEGASESLNMSVAFISVILLPIVGNAAEHASAIMFAVKDKLDITIGVAIGSSTQISMFVIPFCVVVGWCMGKDMDLNFQLFETATLFITVLVVAFMMQEGTSNYFKGLMLILCYLIVAASFFVHVDPKSGDD; encoded by the exons ATGATTATATCTATTTACGCCTTGAAAAGCGATATGATTAGAGTCGTTCAGCAATCTTTACTTGGTTCAATCTTGTCAAATATGCTTCTTGTTCTTGGTTGTGCATTCTTTACTGGTGGGATTGTCCACTACAAAAAAGTTCAGGTTTTCAATAAG GCAGCTGCTGTGGTTAATTCAGGGTTGCTCTTGATGGCTGTAATGGGAATATTATTTCCTGCTGTGCTTCACTTTACTCACTCAGAGGTTCATCTTGGGAAGTCCGTCTTATCTCTATCCAGATTTAGCAGCTGCATAATGCTAGTGGCCTATGCAAGCTACCTTTTCTTTCAACTTAGAAGTCAACAAAATTTTTATAGTCCAGTTGACGAG GAAGTAGATACATGTGAAAACTCTGACGAGGAGGAAGAACTTGAGTTAACTAAATGGGAAGCGATAATCTGGCTTGGTATTTTGACAGTATGGGTTTCTGTATTGTCTGGATACCTTGTGGATGCCATAGAG GGAGCATCTGAATCATTGAATATGTCAGTGGCTTTTATTAGTGTCATCTTGCTTCCAATAGTAGGAAATGCTGCAGAGCATGCAAGTGCTATCATGTTTGCCGTAAAGGACAAGCTA GATATCACAATTGGAGTTGCTATTGGATCATCAACCCAAATATCGATGTTTGTG ATCCCCTTCTGTGTGGTTGTTGGATGGTGCATGGGAAAAGATATGGACTTGAATTTTCAACTCTTTGAGACTGCCACACTTTTTATCACTGTGCTGGTAGTTGCATTTATGATGCAG GAAGGGACGTCAAACTATTTTAAAGGCTTGATGCTTATTCTATGCTATCTTATAGTTGCTGCCAGTTTTTTCGTACACGTAGACCCTAAGAGTG GTGATGACTAA
- the LOC123908050 gene encoding protein pleiotropic regulatory locus 1-like, with protein MEAIEPQSLKKRPLDLFSPLDQQLAPPDSESKKIRVNYKVNAEYGGIQESIAQPQTKNSATKNQSQEPGLALLPGPSMPSRGSSRNFSTSSLMERMESKWPRPDWHAPWKNYRVISGHLGWVTSIAVDPSNTWFATGSADRTIKIWDLATGVLKLTLTGHIQQVRALAISNKHTYMFSAADDKQVKCWDLEQNKVIRSYHGHLSGVYCLSIHPDDNNMLVTGGRDSVCRVWDIRKQTQIHALGHDNTVCSVFTTETDPYQVVTGSHDSTIKMWDVRYYGKTLLTTLTNHKKSVRAMAPHPKQRAFASASADNIKKFTLPKGQFCHNMLSQQKTIINALAVNEEGVMVTGGDNGSMWFWDWKSGHNFQQLQTIVQSGSLDSEAGIYALTYDITGTRLISCEADKTIKMWKQDQNATQETHPLNFRPPKDIRRF; from the coding sequence ATGGAAGCAATTGAACCACAATCACTCAAGAAACGTCCCCTGGATCTATTCTCTCCACTTGATCAACAACTCGCTCCTCCCGATTCCGAAAGCAAGAAAATTCGTGTTAATTACAAAGTGAATGCCGAGTATGGTGGAATTCAAGAAAGCATTGCTCAACCTCAGACGAAGAATTCTGCTACAAAGAATCAGTCTCAAGAACCAGGGCTTGCTCTACTTCCAGGTCCATCAATGCCAAGCAGAGGATCTTCCAGGAATTTCTCAACATCTTCTTTGATGGAAAGAATGGAAAGTAAATGGCCACGACCTGATTGGCATGCACCATGGAAAAACTACAGAGTCATCAGTGGTCATTTAGGATGGGTGACATCTATTGCAGTTGATCCCAGTAATACATGGTTTGCTACTGGTTCTGCAGATCGAACTATCAAGATATGGGATTTAGCAACTGGTGTTCTAAAACTCACATTAACAGGTCACATCCAACAAGTAAGAGCACTTGCTATTAGCAACAAACATACCTACATGTTTTCTGCTGCTGATGATAAACAAGTTAAATGTTGGGATCTTGAACAGAACAAGGTTATTAGGTCTTATCATGGTCATCTCAGTGGTGTTTACTGCTTGTCTATTCATCCCGACGACAACAACATGTTAGTTACCGGAGGACGTGATTCTGTCTGCCGGGTTTGGGACATACGTAAACAAACCCAAATTCATGCTCTAGGTCATGACAATACTGTCTGCTCTGTGTTTACAACGGAAACGGACCCTTATCAAGTTGTTACTGGTTCTCATGATTCTACAATCAAGATGTGGGATGTTAGGTATTATGGTAAAACATTGCTAACTACACTTACAAACCATAAAAAGTCTGTTCGAGCAATGGCTCCACATCCTAAACAGCGAGCTTTTGCATCTGCATCGGCTGATAATATTAAAAAGTTCACACTTCCaaaaggacaattttgtcaCAATATGCTCTCTCAACAGAAAACTATTATCAATGCACTGGCAGTCAATGAGGAGGGTGTTATGGTTACCGGAGGTGACAACGGTAGTATGTGGTTCTGGGATTGGAAGAGTGGTCACAATTTCCAGCAATTACAAACAATTGTACAATCTGGTTCACTGGATAGTGAAGCTGGTATTTATGCTTTAACCTATGATATCACCGGTACGAGGCTTATATCATGTGAAGCcgacaaaacaataaaaatgtggAAACAAGATCAAAATGCCACTCAAGAAACACATCCCCTTAACTTCAGGCCTCCTAAAGACATCCGTCGGTTCTAG